A stretch of Fluviicola sp. DNA encodes these proteins:
- the fbaA gene encoding class II fructose-bisphosphate aldolase, translating to MAYSIKPGVASGDEVQEIFRYAKEKGFALPAVNVTSTSTVNAVMETAAKLNSPVIIQFSNGGAHFFAGKSLSNKDEQAAILGGISGAKHVHALAEAYGVTVILHTDHCAKNLLPWMDGLLDAGEKFYQETGKPLYSSHMLDLSEEPIEENIEICKKYLARMSKIGMTLEIELGITGGEEDGVDNSDVDSSKLYTQPEEVAYAYEELMKVSPRFTIAAAFGNVHGVYKPGNVKLTPKILLNSQNYVQEKFNTGHNPVDFVFHGGSGSTVEEIREAIGYGVIKMNLDTDLQFAFTEGVRDYVTSKIDYLKTQIGNPEGDDVPNKKYYDPRKWLREGELTFVKRLEKSFEDLNNINTLNK from the coding sequence ATGGCTTATTCAATTAAACCCGGAGTTGCTTCCGGAGATGAGGTTCAGGAAATTTTTCGTTATGCGAAAGAAAAAGGATTTGCACTTCCGGCAGTCAATGTAACAAGTACTTCTACAGTCAATGCAGTAATGGAAACAGCTGCGAAGTTAAACTCCCCGGTGATCATTCAATTCTCTAATGGCGGAGCACATTTCTTTGCAGGAAAATCCTTGTCGAATAAAGATGAGCAGGCTGCTATTTTAGGAGGTATTTCCGGTGCGAAACACGTTCACGCTTTGGCAGAAGCCTATGGTGTAACCGTGATTCTTCATACAGACCATTGTGCGAAAAATTTGCTTCCGTGGATGGATGGTTTGCTGGATGCCGGTGAAAAATTCTATCAGGAAACGGGAAAACCATTGTACTCTTCCCACATGCTGGACCTTTCCGAGGAACCGATCGAAGAAAACATTGAGATCTGTAAAAAGTATTTGGCTCGTATGAGCAAAATCGGGATGACCCTGGAAATTGAATTGGGAATTACAGGTGGAGAAGAAGACGGAGTAGATAACAGCGATGTGGATTCTTCCAAATTATATACACAACCGGAAGAAGTGGCATATGCTTACGAAGAACTGATGAAAGTAAGCCCACGCTTTACGATTGCGGCTGCATTCGGGAATGTTCACGGGGTATACAAACCGGGTAATGTGAAACTGACTCCGAAAATCTTGTTGAACTCACAGAACTACGTGCAGGAAAAATTCAATACGGGACACAATCCGGTTGATTTCGTATTCCACGGAGGTTCCGGTTCAACAGTAGAAGAAATCCGCGAGGCAATCGGGTACGGTGTGATTAAGATGAACCTGGATACAGACCTTCAGTTTGCATTTACGGAAGGAGTTCGCGATTATGTGACTTCTAAAATTGATTATTTGAAAACACAGATCGGTAACCCGGAAGGAGACGATGTTCCGAATAAGAAATACTACGATCCGAGAAAATGGCTGCGTGAAGGAGAATTGACATTTGTGAAGCGCCTTGAAAAATCGTTTGAAGATTTGAATAACATAAACACATTGAATAAATAA
- the rpsO gene encoding 30S ribosomal protein S15 encodes MYLDSAKKKEIFAKHGGSETNTGSTEAQVALFTFRIAHLTEHLKKNRKDYGTQRSLQLLVGKRRSMLDYLKKKDIEKYRALIKELGLRR; translated from the coding sequence ATGTATTTAGATTCAGCAAAAAAGAAAGAAATCTTCGCTAAACACGGAGGTTCAGAGACAAACACAGGTTCAACAGAAGCACAAGTTGCTTTGTTTACATTTCGTATCGCTCACTTAACGGAGCATTTGAAAAAGAACCGCAAAGATTACGGAACACAAAGATCTTTGCAATTGTTGGTTGGTAAACGTCGTAGTATGTTAGATTACCTTAAGAAAAAGGATATCGAGAAATACCGTGCGTTGATCAAAGAATTAGGTTTACGTCGTTAA
- a CDS encoding DUF1361 domain-containing protein: MYKQLIKTNQFRISLFMGILSLFCFGLSLFRVEFSGTRHFLFLNWNLFLAFVPWLFTMILTMSLHLQKSRLAVFGMLGVWLLFFPNASYILTDLFHLSHHSSMPIWFDLVLILSFAWTGLLFGFLSLWNLEELMEQFLSKKVITGLSVFLLFVGSFGIYIGRYLRWNSWDILHHPTRLMGDVGDRILNPFDHTRTWGVTIFMGLFLTMLYFTFRFLRREREH, encoded by the coding sequence ATGTACAAACAACTAATCAAAACCAATCAATTCCGGATTTCCCTGTTTATGGGAATTCTATCCTTATTCTGCTTCGGATTATCCCTTTTCAGGGTGGAATTTTCCGGAACACGCCATTTCCTGTTCTTAAACTGGAACCTGTTCCTGGCATTTGTTCCCTGGCTGTTTACAATGATTCTCACGATGAGTCTCCATTTGCAGAAAAGCCGTTTGGCAGTTTTCGGAATGCTCGGAGTTTGGCTCTTGTTTTTCCCGAATGCATCTTACATTCTGACGGATTTATTCCATCTGAGCCACCATTCTTCCATGCCGATCTGGTTTGACCTCGTTTTGATTTTGTCTTTTGCATGGACAGGCCTGCTGTTTGGTTTCCTGAGTTTGTGGAACCTGGAAGAACTGATGGAGCAATTCCTTTCTAAAAAAGTGATCACTGGGCTTTCGGTCTTTTTATTGTTTGTAGGCAGTTTCGGTATTTACATCGGGAGATACCTGCGCTGGAATAGTTGGGATATTTTGCATCATCCGACGCGGCTCATGGGCGATGTGGGCGATCGCATTCTGAACCCATTTGATCACACCCGGACGTGGGGAGTAACTATTTTCATGGGCTTATTCCTGACAATGCTGTATTTTACCTTCCGATTTTTGAGAAGAGAACGGGAGCATTAA
- the thiS gene encoding sulfur carrier protein ThiS encodes MTISVNNQTLEVAAQSMLSNIVFHQLGENSKGIAVAVNGQVIPKDSWQETPVSENDDILIIKATQGG; translated from the coding sequence ATGACAATATCAGTAAACAATCAAACACTCGAAGTAGCAGCTCAATCGATGCTTTCGAACATCGTTTTTCATCAGTTGGGGGAAAACTCAAAGGGAATTGCTGTGGCCGTAAACGGGCAGGTCATCCCGAAAGATTCCTGGCAGGAAACGCCTGTCAGCGAAAATGACGATATATTAATTATTAAAGCAACGCAGGGTGGATAA
- a CDS encoding thiamine phosphate synthase, with translation MLIVLSDSDFRSGETALVNQLFHAGLDLFHIRKYGASEESLLKWVNEISVEYRSKLVLHHDHEWGKSIGLNRFHYSERDRQKWESENWNGEAQEFTYSTSVHSVEAYNELPDHFAYAFLSPVFDSISKTEYKAVEFDLGNRRNKTMRLIGLGGIQAENVKQVIEMGFDGAALLGSIWNNPDPINELKLCRDVPYVRDAPNKLIF, from the coding sequence ATGTTGATCGTCCTTTCAGATAGCGATTTCAGATCCGGTGAGACAGCGCTTGTCAATCAACTCTTTCACGCCGGATTGGATTTGTTCCATATTCGAAAATACGGAGCAAGTGAAGAATCGCTGTTGAAATGGGTGAATGAGATTTCTGTAGAATACCGTTCGAAACTGGTTTTACATCACGATCATGAATGGGGGAAAAGTATCGGGCTGAACCGTTTTCATTATTCCGAAAGAGACCGCCAGAAGTGGGAATCGGAGAACTGGAACGGAGAAGCGCAGGAGTTTACTTATTCGACTTCCGTTCACAGTGTCGAAGCATATAACGAACTTCCGGACCATTTTGCCTATGCGTTTTTGAGTCCGGTGTTTGACAGTATTTCGAAAACCGAATACAAAGCTGTGGAGTTTGACCTCGGAAACCGAAGAAATAAAACCATGCGATTAATCGGTTTAGGGGGAATTCAGGCAGAGAATGTGAAGCAGGTAATCGAAATGGGATTTGACGGAGCAGCATTATTAGGGAGCATCTGGAATAATCCGGATCCCATCAATGAATTGAAATTGTGTAGAGACGTCCCGTACGTACGGGACGCCCCCAACAAATTGATATTTTAA
- a CDS encoding T9SS type A sorting domain-containing protein, whose product MELGFIGKNKMPCFKKGEFQPFDFEYIFETTLKSPTMKNLLFFLFLVSNLSFGQQAAYHLNGIFPSHYDYFLSHNNGIYYSNITVNNFDYPLTCSISYLPKNGQSGWKKNLVFSENFLPHKTAMATCNLSNDIIICIQSTYNDFCIVLKMTPNGNVIWGKILSYPSYWTDYGSNSNPLSINEQDEITITLTPVDRLFLSKLDTDGNLIFSKSIQSQNGGDGKNPGFSTISTPDGGYLITMKASNNPTIIKLDSELEVNWAKKWSIDYYSHPKVGAILPNGNYCIIGTGDSSTYIANVDPNGNLLSYKYNIDLCYPFAYNVINDDSIEFVDCRGFRLKMNLFNNSIENTHYENQIQISGLPIYANETMNFLDHSNSMIYLNLENDQMGCFDNTTFNNSLLELTVYPSSISNEQILIEDIGNISNYTPIFTITNDVSMTLTCLNSLELKETTKTNLLLYPNPAVKGQKVDLAMEKESGHTIQILSLSGKIMENAAIDKSVFNAPQEAGMYFVQLLDQAGNVIAVEKLIVE is encoded by the coding sequence GTGGAATTAGGATTTATTGGGAAAAATAAAATGCCCTGCTTTAAAAAAGGTGAATTCCAACCTTTTGATTTTGAATACATCTTTGAGACAACATTAAAATCACCCACTATGAAAAACCTACTTTTCTTTTTGTTTCTTGTTTCAAATTTATCCTTTGGACAGCAAGCAGCTTATCATTTGAATGGGATATTTCCCTCTCATTACGATTATTTCCTTTCTCATAACAATGGAATTTACTATTCTAATATCACCGTAAATAATTTCGATTATCCATTAACTTGTTCCATTAGCTACCTACCTAAAAATGGACAATCTGGTTGGAAAAAAAACCTTGTCTTTTCTGAAAACTTTCTACCCCACAAGACAGCTATGGCTACTTGTAATTTATCTAATGATATCATTATTTGTATCCAATCCACTTATAATGATTTCTGTATTGTGCTGAAAATGACACCTAATGGAAATGTTATTTGGGGTAAAATTCTTTCATATCCTTCCTATTGGACAGATTACGGCTCAAATTCAAATCCCTTATCAATAAATGAACAAGATGAAATTACAATAACATTAACTCCAGTTGATAGGCTTTTTCTATCCAAATTGGATACAGATGGAAATCTCATCTTTTCAAAAAGTATTCAAAGTCAAAATGGTGGTGATGGTAAAAATCCAGGATTTTCAACTATTTCAACACCCGATGGAGGTTATTTAATAACCATGAAGGCTAGTAATAATCCAACAATTATAAAATTAGATTCTGAATTAGAAGTTAATTGGGCAAAAAAATGGAGTATTGATTATTATAGCCATCCCAAAGTAGGAGCTATATTACCCAATGGCAATTATTGTATTATCGGAACCGGTGATAGTTCAACGTATATTGCTAATGTCGATCCAAATGGTAATTTATTATCATACAAATATAATATTGATTTATGCTACCCATTCGCATATAATGTGATAAACGACGATTCTATTGAATTTGTTGATTGTAGGGGATTTAGACTCAAAATGAATTTATTTAATAATTCAATAGAAAACACTCACTATGAAAATCAAATACAAATATCAGGGCTTCCAATTTATGCTAATGAAACTATGAATTTCTTGGATCATTCTAATTCCATGATTTATTTGAATCTTGAAAATGATCAGATGGGATGCTTTGATAATACAACTTTTAATAATTCACTTTTAGAACTCACAGTTTATCCTAGTAGTATTTCTAATGAACAAATTTTAATTGAAGACATCGGTAATATTAGTAACTATACACCAATATTTACCATAACCAACGATGTGTCTATGACATTGACTTGTCTCAATAGTCTCGAACTCAAAGAAACTACCAAAACAAACCTTCTTCTCTATCCAAACCCTGCCGTAAAAGGACAAAAAGTCGATCTCGCAATGGAAAAAGAATCCGGACATACGATTCAAATCCTGTCACTTTCCGGAAAAATCATGGAAAATGCGGCAATAGACAAATCCGTTTTCAACGCACCACAGGAGGCCGGAATGTACTTTGTGCAGCTCCTGGACCAAGCTGGAAATGTGATTGCAGTGGAAAAATTGATCGTAGAATAA
- the thiC gene encoding phosphomethylpyrimidine synthase ThiC produces the protein MKKADKTPEAGSITTGAISGSKKVYVKGKIHDIQVAMREITLTQTKHANGKLEENAPVTVYDTGGAYTDDNAVIDVRKGLPRLREQWILDRGDVEELPEVSSDYGKERKNDAKLDELRFEHISKPLRAKPGMNVSQLHYAKQGIITPEMEYIAIRENQRVDELKSQLNGSYEMLTAQHAGESFGANTPKGYITPEFVRDEIAAGRAIIPNNINHPESEPMIIGRNFLVKINANIGNSAVTSSIEEEVEKAVWACRWGADTIMDLSTGKNIHETREWIIRNSPVPIGTVPIYQALEKVNGIAEDLTWEIFRDTLIEQAEQGVSYFTIHAGVLLRYIPLTAKRVTGIVSRGGSIMAKWCLAHHKENFLYTHFEEICEIMKAYDVAFSLGDGLRPGSLADANDAAQFGELETLGELTKIAWKHDVQVMIEGPGHVPMHMIKENMDKQLKECHEAPFYTLGPLTTDIAPGYDHITSAIGAAMIGWFGTAMLCYVTPKEHLGLPNRKDVKDGVITYKLAAHAADLAKGHPGAQYRDNALSKARFEFRWEDQFNLSLDPDTAREFHDETLPAEGAKVAHFCSMCGPKFCSMKITQDIRDAAESGMFEKSEEFKTKGSQIYS, from the coding sequence ATGAAAAAAGCAGACAAAACACCCGAAGCCGGAAGTATCACCACAGGTGCTATCTCAGGCTCAAAAAAAGTATACGTAAAAGGGAAGATCCACGATATCCAGGTGGCTATGCGTGAGATTACTCTGACGCAAACCAAACATGCAAACGGGAAACTGGAGGAAAATGCTCCGGTAACTGTTTACGATACAGGTGGTGCCTACACGGATGACAATGCAGTGATTGACGTGCGTAAAGGATTGCCTCGTTTACGCGAGCAATGGATCCTGGACCGCGGAGATGTGGAAGAGTTGCCGGAAGTAAGTTCCGATTACGGAAAAGAGCGCAAGAACGATGCGAAACTGGACGAATTGCGTTTCGAACACATCAGCAAACCTTTGCGTGCAAAGCCGGGAATGAATGTTTCCCAGTTGCATTACGCAAAACAGGGAATTATCACACCGGAAATGGAATACATTGCCATTCGTGAGAACCAGCGCGTAGATGAATTGAAAAGCCAGCTGAACGGAAGTTATGAAATGCTGACCGCTCAGCACGCCGGGGAAAGTTTCGGGGCAAATACACCGAAAGGATACATTACACCGGAGTTTGTGCGTGATGAAATCGCGGCAGGCCGTGCAATTATCCCGAATAACATCAATCACCCGGAATCCGAGCCGATGATTATCGGCCGTAATTTCCTGGTGAAGATCAATGCGAACATCGGGAACTCTGCTGTTACTTCTTCCATCGAAGAAGAAGTGGAAAAAGCAGTTTGGGCTTGCCGTTGGGGGGCTGATACAATCATGGACCTTTCCACCGGGAAGAATATCCACGAAACACGTGAATGGATTATCCGCAATTCACCGGTTCCGATCGGTACTGTTCCGATTTACCAGGCTTTGGAAAAAGTAAACGGAATTGCAGAAGACCTGACGTGGGAAATTTTCCGTGATACGCTGATCGAACAGGCAGAGCAGGGAGTTTCTTACTTTACAATTCACGCGGGAGTATTGTTGCGTTATATTCCTCTGACTGCAAAACGCGTTACGGGAATTGTTTCCCGCGGTGGTTCCATCATGGCGAAATGGTGTTTGGCGCACCACAAAGAGAATTTCCTGTACACGCATTTCGAAGAGATTTGTGAGATCATGAAAGCGTATGACGTAGCATTTTCCCTGGGTGACGGATTGCGTCCGGGATCATTGGCGGATGCAAACGATGCGGCTCAGTTCGGAGAATTGGAAACTTTGGGCGAACTGACAAAAATTGCCTGGAAACACGATGTTCAGGTAATGATCGAAGGTCCGGGACACGTTCCGATGCACATGATCAAGGAAAACATGGACAAGCAGTTGAAAGAATGTCACGAAGCACCTTTTTACACGCTCGGGCCATTGACAACAGATATCGCACCGGGTTACGACCACATTACATCTGCTATCGGAGCGGCAATGATCGGTTGGTTCGGAACAGCCATGTTGTGTTACGTGACTCCGAAAGAACATTTGGGCTTACCGAACCGCAAGGACGTAAAAGACGGGGTAATTACCTATAAACTGGCGGCGCATGCTGCAGATTTGGCGAAAGGACATCCGGGAGCACAATACCGAGATAATGCTTTGAGCAAGGCACGTTTCGAGTTCCGTTGGGAAGATCAGTTCAACCTGTCTCTGGACCCGGATACGGCACGTGAATTCCACGATGAAACACTTCCTGCGGAAGGAGCGAAAGTAGCTCATTTCTGTTCGATGTGCGGTCCGAAATTCTGTTCGATGAAAATCACACAGGATATCCGCGATGCGGCAGAATCGGGAATGTTCGAAAAATCAGAGGAATTTAAAACCAAAGGAAGTCAGATTTATTCGTAA
- a CDS encoding HutD family protein: protein MKILTETDFLSSKWSGGTSTQLFISPEGASLAERNFDWRISSAVVEIEVSDFSPFEGYERILIPLKGQLKMEHQTPNGVIHQNVNEFQLARFSGSWPTKGTGKLTDFNVIFRPNYHPKVHVIDFPEETLSTLGETMGVVFLQEGSCRIKDQLFHAPVLLVNDQHEALEIRYSAYSRIISVEMDLVG, encoded by the coding sequence ATGAAAATACTGACAGAGACTGATTTTTTAAGTTCAAAATGGAGTGGGGGCACGAGTACCCAATTGTTTATTTCGCCGGAAGGAGCAAGCCTGGCGGAACGTAATTTTGACTGGAGGATTAGTTCGGCAGTAGTAGAAATAGAGGTATCTGATTTCTCGCCCTTCGAAGGATATGAGCGCATTTTAATACCCCTGAAGGGACAGCTGAAAATGGAGCATCAAACTCCCAACGGGGTTATTCATCAAAATGTGAATGAATTTCAGTTGGCGCGTTTCAGCGGTTCCTGGCCTACCAAAGGAACGGGAAAGCTTACGGATTTCAATGTGATCTTCAGGCCCAATTACCACCCGAAAGTCCACGTGATTGATTTTCCAGAGGAAACCCTTTCAACACTGGGAGAAACTATGGGTGTTGTTTTTCTGCAGGAAGGAAGCTGCCGGATCAAAGACCAATTATTCCATGCTCCTGTTTTGCTGGTAAATGATCAGCATGAGGCACTGGAAATACGTTATTCGGCGTATTCCCGGATTATTTCCGTTGAAATGGATTTAGTAGGTTGA
- a CDS encoding four helix bundle protein, translating to MIKTHNFRELQIWKESMSFVKSIYVLTNSLKIDEKFGLISQMNRCAVSIPSNIAEGSGRSSEKEFIRFLDIAISSSYELETQLILVGEIYQIPTETIVDQLTIIQKKIGAFKRTLNN from the coding sequence ATGATCAAAACGCACAATTTTAGAGAACTGCAGATTTGGAAAGAATCGATGTCTTTCGTGAAGTCAATTTATGTCCTGACAAATTCTTTGAAAATTGATGAAAAATTTGGTTTGATTTCTCAGATGAACAGATGCGCTGTTTCGATCCCCTCAAATATTGCTGAGGGCTCAGGCAGATCCTCTGAAAAGGAATTTATCCGCTTTTTAGATATTGCAATTTCGTCATCTTATGAATTAGAAACCCAATTAATATTAGTTGGTGAAATTTATCAAATCCCAACAGAAACGATTGTTGATCAACTTACAATTATCCAAAAGAAAATAGGAGCATTTAAACGAACACTAAATAATTAA
- the accD gene encoding acetyl-CoA carboxylase, carboxyltransferase subunit beta: protein MSWFKRSKEGITTSTKDKKETPEGLWNKCSRCKTLFTHDDLEKNNYVCDRCSHHERIGSEQYFKIIFDEGKYTEINEKVTSGDPLEFVDTKKYTDRIKATQKSTGLKDAIRTAYGDLNGFPFVVAAMDFTFVGGSMGSVMGEKIARAIDKAIELKAPFMIISKSGGARMMEAGFSLMQMAKVSGKLGQLASHKLPYISYLTDPTTGGVTASFAMLGDINIAEPEALIGFAGPRVVKETIGRDLPDGFQTSEFVLEHGFLDYIINRTELREKLGHSLKLFRS from the coding sequence ATGAGTTGGTTTAAACGTTCCAAAGAAGGTATTACTACCTCAACGAAAGATAAGAAAGAAACTCCGGAAGGTTTGTGGAATAAGTGTTCCCGTTGTAAAACATTGTTTACGCACGACGACCTGGAGAAAAACAACTACGTGTGCGACCGTTGTTCACACCACGAGCGCATCGGTTCCGAGCAGTACTTCAAAATCATTTTTGATGAAGGGAAATACACGGAGATCAACGAGAAAGTAACTTCAGGTGACCCGTTGGAATTCGTTGATACGAAAAAGTACACAGACCGGATTAAAGCTACACAAAAATCAACAGGTTTAAAAGATGCTATCCGCACAGCTTATGGAGATTTGAACGGATTCCCGTTTGTAGTTGCTGCAATGGACTTTACGTTTGTTGGTGGATCCATGGGATCCGTAATGGGAGAGAAGATTGCCCGCGCAATTGACAAGGCAATCGAATTGAAAGCACCGTTTATGATCATCTCAAAGTCAGGAGGTGCACGTATGATGGAAGCAGGATTTTCGTTGATGCAGATGGCGAAAGTGTCCGGTAAACTGGGACAATTGGCAAGCCACAAGCTTCCTTATATTTCGTATCTGACAGATCCGACAACGGGTGGTGTTACCGCTTCATTTGCGATGCTGGGAGATATCAATATTGCAGAGCCGGAAGCATTGATCGGATTTGCGGGGCCGCGCGTAGTAAAGGAAACAATCGGACGTGATCTTCCGGATGGCTTCCAGACTTCCGAGTTCGTTTTAGAGCATGGTTTCCTGGATTATATCATCAATCGAACAGAATTAAGAGAAAAATTAGGACATTCCCTGAAACTTTTCAGATCATAA
- a CDS encoding polyribonucleotide nucleotidyltransferase: MNIGIKKSIVTGGKEISIETGKLAKQADGSVVLQMGNTVLLATVVAAPEAKEGVDFLPLTVDYREKYAAAGRFPGGFFRREARPSEAEILIMRLVDRALRPLFPDDYHAEVQLMIQLLAYDGVNNPDALCGLAASAAIAVSDIPFNGPMSEVRVGRVNGEWIVNPTMEEMKSADIDLMIAGTMKDVNMIEGEFKEISELEMVEAIKIGHAAIKEQCQFQLDLAGLIPTANPKREYSHEVHDEAVKAKVYELAMEKCKEVARQGIANKAKRTELFDAIKTEVKAAFTEEELLLVGGFISTYFSEVKKKAVRWVMLHEQLRLDGRKFDEIRPIWAEVDYLPMVHGSSVFTRGETQSLTTLTLGGKMDEQLIDGVTFHGTEKFLLHYNFPPFSTGEAKPLRGTSRREIGHGNLALRALKPVLPEDNAYTIRLVSDILESNGSSSMATVCAGTLALMDGGVQIKAPVSGIAMGLVADDGKFAVLSDILGDEDHLGDMDFKVTGTAKGITACQMDIKVDGLPYEVLIQALDQARAGRLHILNKIVETIAKPNPDFKPQTPRIEAFNVPNDMIGAIIGPGGKIIQGIQKDTNTTITIEELETGEGRVQIMSNNGDDMKAAVSRIRSIAFPPTVEEGAEYEGKVKAIKDFGVFVEILPGTDGLIHISEFSHEKVAKMEDVVKEGDVLKFKVVGKDPKTKKWKLSRKVLLPKPEKPAAEAPKAE, encoded by the coding sequence ATGAATATAGGAATCAAAAAGTCCATCGTTACTGGCGGGAAAGAAATTTCCATCGAGACCGGAAAATTGGCGAAACAAGCCGACGGGTCAGTAGTGTTACAAATGGGCAACACGGTGCTTTTGGCAACAGTAGTTGCAGCACCAGAGGCAAAAGAAGGAGTAGATTTCCTTCCGTTAACGGTAGATTACCGTGAAAAATATGCAGCAGCAGGGCGTTTCCCGGGAGGTTTCTTCCGCAGAGAAGCTCGTCCGTCTGAAGCAGAAATTTTAATCATGCGTTTGGTGGACCGCGCTTTGCGTCCGTTATTCCCGGATGATTACCACGCTGAAGTTCAGTTGATGATCCAGTTGTTGGCTTACGATGGTGTAAACAACCCGGATGCATTGTGTGGTTTGGCAGCTTCTGCAGCAATTGCAGTTTCTGATATCCCATTCAACGGGCCAATGTCTGAAGTACGTGTAGGTCGTGTAAACGGTGAGTGGATCGTGAACCCTACTATGGAAGAAATGAAATCTGCCGATATCGATTTGATGATCGCAGGTACCATGAAGGATGTGAACATGATCGAAGGAGAGTTCAAGGAAATCTCTGAATTGGAAATGGTTGAAGCAATCAAGATCGGACACGCGGCTATTAAAGAGCAGTGCCAGTTCCAGTTGGATCTTGCTGGATTGATCCCAACAGCTAACCCGAAACGCGAATACTCCCACGAAGTACATGATGAAGCTGTAAAAGCGAAAGTGTACGAACTGGCAATGGAAAAGTGTAAAGAGGTTGCCCGTCAGGGTATTGCAAATAAAGCGAAACGCACAGAATTATTCGATGCGATCAAAACAGAAGTAAAAGCAGCGTTCACAGAAGAAGAATTGTTGCTGGTTGGCGGATTCATTTCTACTTACTTCTCCGAAGTGAAGAAAAAAGCGGTTCGTTGGGTGATGTTGCACGAACAATTGCGTTTGGATGGCCGTAAATTTGACGAAATCCGTCCGATTTGGGCTGAGGTGGATTACTTACCGATGGTTCACGGATCTTCTGTATTTACACGCGGGGAAACTCAGTCATTGACAACATTGACCCTGGGTGGTAAAATGGACGAGCAATTGATCGACGGAGTTACTTTCCACGGAACAGAGAAATTCTTATTGCATTATAACTTCCCTCCGTTCTCTACAGGAGAAGCGAAGCCATTGCGCGGAACTTCCCGTCGTGAGATCGGGCACGGAAACCTGGCATTGCGTGCATTGAAGCCGGTTTTACCGGAAGATAACGCATACACGATCCGCTTGGTATCGGATATTTTGGAATCAAACGGTTCGTCTTCCATGGCGACAGTTTGTGCCGGTACGCTGGCATTGATGGACGGTGGTGTTCAGATCAAAGCTCCGGTATCCGGTATTGCAATGGGATTGGTTGCTGATGATGGTAAATTCGCAGTATTGTCTGATATCTTAGGAGACGAAGATCACCTGGGAGATATGGACTTTAAAGTAACCGGAACGGCAAAAGGAATCACAGCTTGTCAGATGGATATCAAAGTAGACGGATTGCCATACGAAGTATTGATCCAGGCATTGGATCAGGCTCGTGCAGGTCGTTTACACATCTTGAACAAAATCGTTGAGACCATCGCGAAACCGAACCCGGATTTCAAACCGCAAACTCCTCGTATCGAAGCATTCAATGTGCCAAACGATATGATCGGAGCAATCATCGGGCCTGGAGGAAAAATCATCCAGGGAATCCAGAAAGACACGAATACAACCATTACCATCGAAGAATTGGAAACAGGTGAAGGCCGTGTTCAGATCATGTCCAATAACGGAGATGATATGAAAGCAGCGGTATCCCGTATCCGTTCAATCGCATTCCCTCCAACTGTTGAAGAAGGTGCGGAATACGAAGGAAAAGTGAAAGCAATCAAAGATTTCGGTGTATTCGTAGAAATCCTTCCGGGAACAGACGGATTGATCCACATTTCGGAGTTCTCTCATGAGAAAGTAGCGAAGATGGAAGACGTAGTAAAAGAAGGTGACGTATTGAAGTTTAAAGTAGTCGGAAAAGATCCGAAAACGAAAAAATGGAAATTGTCCCGCAAAGTGTTATTACCGAAACCGGAAAAACCGGCTGCTGAAGCTCCAAAAGCTGAGTAA
- a CDS encoding diacylglycerol kinase family protein: MGSSKRFSLSERIKSFQYAYAGLKTLFAEEHNARIHLVAAVLAIVLGFVLNISFNEWMALVIVAGLVFICELFNTSLEALADFVSPERHPQIKKVKDLAAAAVLISAVLALITGILIFLPKIIASCTNN; the protein is encoded by the coding sequence ATGGGATCATCCAAACGATTTTCACTTTCCGAACGCATCAAAAGCTTTCAATATGCTTATGCAGGTTTAAAAACACTGTTTGCGGAGGAACACAATGCACGGATCCATTTGGTGGCTGCTGTTCTTGCAATTGTTCTGGGTTTTGTACTGAACATTTCCTTCAATGAATGGATGGCTTTGGTCATTGTAGCGGGGCTGGTCTTTATCTGTGAATTATTCAATACGTCACTGGAAGCACTGGCCGATTTCGTTTCGCCGGAAAGACATCCTCAAATCAAGAAAGTAAAAGACCTGGCTGCTGCAGCCGTATTGATCAGTGCTGTTTTGGCGCTTATAACCGGAATACTCATTTTCTTACCTAAAATCATCGCATCATGTACAAACAACTAA